A window of bacterium genomic DNA:
ATAGAACCTAAGAAAAGCAAGACAGCATAAGCAAAATAGGTGGAGGTCTTGATTATTTGTTCAAACTGGTTTTGGAAAAAATCTGGATGAAAAAAGTAAATAAAAAGTGTGCTCCCGAGAAAGGCAAACCATATGACGCTCAAAAAAAGTCTCATTTCTTAATTATACTGGATTTCCGAATTTGAGAAAAAACCGGAGGCGGAAGAGGTGAGATTTGAACTCACGGTACGGTTGCCCGCACGCCGGTTTTCGAAACCGGTGCCTTAAACCACTCAGCCACCCCTCCAAATGCACTTGGTAAAGATAGCATTTTTTGCCATTTTTTCAAAAAATGGTATTATCTTAGGGCATTTCTTAGACGGCCCCATCGTCTAACGGTTAGGACATCGGCTTTTCAAGCCGGTAATCGGGGTTCGATTCCCCGTGGGGTCACAAACTGTGCAAAGCAGGCAAACTGCTTTGCCTGCGAACAATTTTTGAATCCGTAGCCATATTTCGCCTGCTGGCGAAAAGGCGAGGCAGGGTCATGGATAAAATTGAGAAATTTTTCCGTCAGGAAAAATATTTGTGGCCATATAAATTGTGTGGCCGAGCCCTCTATCGCCTACAACGAGCTTTCGAGTGAGGACGGTGTAATTTATTCCTAGGGGTTAAAAAACAAAAAAACTCCCGTTAGCCTTAGGCTAACGGGAGTCTGTGTCTCATTTTATAAGCCGGACACACTGCGGCTTTTTTTAATGTTTTGGTTTTTTTGTGTTTTCTTGATTCTCCTTATCTGTTTTGAATCAAGGTGAGTTTCGGTTGAAACCGGGCGTATGAGTTTGACCCCGATGATTTGAAACTGTCCGCCTTGTTCGCAGGCGATAACAACGATTTCTCTTGTTTCCCAGCTCCTCCTCTGGGCACTCGGTTGAGGACCTTCCCTCAGCGGAACACGTTTGACGACGACGCCATCTACACGCTCCATGTAATTCCACTTTGGTAGGACGGAATTTCCGTCGTTCGTGTGGAATGTAAGCACCTGCTCCTTTCCGAATGCGAGCGCGGTTTTTACGACAGGGTCCACGATGACAATTCTGACCCACTCGTTGTACTGGAATTCATAGAACGTCTTACAGGCCCATGTCTCCAGTTCACTTGTGGGCTGCGTGGAGCACTTTTCGTTGATGAAATATCGAATCTTTTTTCCGTTTTCGATTTTTCTCTCTGTTTCCCAGCGCGCGGTTTTGTCGGCCCCTGTCCGCTGAAACTTGAGAAAAATAAATTTCTCTTTTTCAGCTTTCGCTTTCCTTTCCGTCTGTTTTGACGTTGTTCTTGATGTTTCCGACGGTGAAGCAGTGGGGGAGACAGGACTGTGTGTTTTTTCCGGAAATTTTTCTGTTTCCTGCGGTGCGGTTGCTGTTGTGCTCTGAGTCATACGCCCTCTCCTTTTCTGGCTGTTTCCAGCCGCTACATTGTTTATGAAAAAACCGGTCTACCCTTAATAATAGCATTATTTCTAGTGTTTGTCAAAGGTACCAAAACATAAAAAGTCATACAAGGTCATGCCTTGACACATTGGTTTCCCCATTTAGAATACGAAATCACAAACAAAAAAGAGCCCCGAAAGGGGGCCCTCAATCCTCTGGTCCTCAAAAAGCCAGTTTCCTCGGTTGAGAGCCCCTTTCGGGGCTTTTTCTCCACATACCCCACTTGACTTTTCTCAAAAAATATGTAGTATTTCGAGGAATGAATCAGCCGGGAAAAGTTATATTTCATGACGAAAGTCGCTCTCGTAAGAAGGTTTTTCGAGGGATGATTCTTTTTCTCACTTTGCTTGCCGCAAGCGCTTCCATATTTGCGTTTTTTGACCTTGTAAGTAATACCCATTACAGTTCTGAAAATTTCAACACTATACGTTACTACAATTACTATTTCAGCGAACGTAACGACAAAAAAATCTCCATTACGTTCGATGACGGTCCGGACCCGGTCTATACCGAAAAAATTCTTTCAGTACTTGATGCCTACAATGTTCCGGCCACGTTTTTCTTTGTCGGGCGGGAAGTTTTAACGCATCCGTGGCTTGTCAAAAAGGTTGCCTCGCGTGGGTATGAAATTGGCAATCACACATTCACTCATTCGGAAGATGTCCATTTATCCGAACAACGCGTAAAGTGGGAACTTGGGGCCACGTCATATGTGATGACAATACTTACGGGGAAAACACCGTTATTTTACCGTCCCCCATATCTCCTTGATATCGGTATTGACCCGACATCCAATCCGTATGTTCCGGAATCAAACGCGCTTCAGTGGATGCTTGAATATGGATATATTCCCGTCGGTTCTGACGTTGACAGCAAAGATTATGAAGCACGTTCCGTTGAAGATATTTTGACACATGTGCGAAATGACCTTGCACAAGGAGGACGTATTGCTTTGTTCCACGACGGAGGGGCTCATGACGTTTCAAAAACGATAGAAGCCCTTCCCGTGTTGATAGAAACGCTCAGGGCGGAAGGTTATACGTTTGTCCCTCTTTCCGATGTTCTCATTCCGCCGGCAACACCCCAACTGACATATGATCTCGCTTTCGGAAGTCTGGATGTAACAACCGAGGGGCAAGTTTCTCTATTACAGGAGTTTCTTGTATACGACGGCTACCTTGAGCGCCAGTATGTAACAGGGACGTTTGACGAAATAACCGCCTCGGCGCTTTTTGAATGGCAGTCGACGCACGCCGTTCTTGACGCGTCAAAGGTTACTAATATGTGGGAGGTTCGTACCGACGAAGCTACCCGCGCGCTTATCTCCTCGCTTTCTACAAATGCATACACCGAGCATAAACTTCTAAACCGTGAGCCGGCCCTTTATTCCTATCCTCGAGCTTTTGTTCAAGGCCTTTTTTATTTTATTGGAATTAGCCTTCCGTTATTAAAAAAAGGATTTTTCATTGTTACGTTTATTGTCGCTCTCCGCGTTTTGTTCATCTTCTTCATGCTTTTGGTCCGTCGCTTGTCTGACAGAAAAGCAAAACAGACCGCTCTGTCATGGTGCGGCAATGTAAGCGTGATAATTCCCGCGTACAACGAGGAAGAAAACATTCAGGCTACGGTTATGAGTATTCTTTCAAACTCCTACAAAGTTGATGACATTATTGTGGTTGACGATGGTTCAAAAGACAGAACTGCGGAACGTGTCAAAAAACTCAAAAAACAATATCCCGGACGAATTACTCTTATTAGTCAGAAAAATGCCGGCAAAGCCGCCGGTCTTAACAAAGGCATCGCGCGTGCCAAACACGATATCGTTATTACCCTAGACGGCGACGCCATTTTTTCAAAAACGGCAATAGAACATCTTATCGCTCCTTTCACGGACCCGAAAGTCGGAGCAACCGCGGGGACGGTGTTGACGGCAAATACAGGAAGCATCCTCGACCTTTTCCAGCGAATAGAATACATATCGGGACAATATTTGGAAAAATACGCCCTTAATTACTTCGGGGCAACGGGCGTGGTGCCCGGTCCTATCGGGGCGTGGAGAAAGTCGGTCATTAAAGAGGTGGGCGGATACTCTTTGGATACGGTTGTTGAAGACCAGGACATTACGCTTGCGGTGCAAGCTGCCGGATACAAAATTATTTATGCACAAAAGGCGATTGCCTACACGGAGACACCCTTCACGATGCGCGATTTTTTCAAGCAACGATTCCGATGGACATTCGGAACATTCCAATGTTTTTGGAAGTACAAAGGATATTTCGGAAATAAAGACGCCCCTCAACTCTCATATGTCATTCTTCCCAACGTTGCGTTGTTCGGGATTATTCTTCCCGTCTTCTTTCCTCTTATGGATATAATGTTTCTTGCGGCGCTTTTATTCGGAATCACTCCGGCATTCATAAAAGGGTATCTCTTGTTTACTTTTTTTGATGTGCTCTATGCTTCCTGCGCGCTTTTTCGCAAGATTGAATATACTCCGCTTGTCTTCCTTGTTCCTATCCAGCGTCTTTTTTATCGCGTGGTAATGTTTAACGTCATTATTAAAAGTTACGTCAAAATGATAGAGGGGACATATGCCTTTTGGAATAAAGTTCTCAAAAAAGGAGAAGCCCAAGCCTATTTTGAGAAAGTGGCTTTAGTACGTAGTGCCTGATACAGTCACGGTCTTCTTCCACTCTCCATCGGGGACCGCGAGGGCATCAACAAAACGCCACGATACCGGCTTGTTATTTTTTAGTTTCAGACAATCCCACACTGCGGGGGACAGGTCGATACCCGCCCTCTCTCCAAACGTGTTCTGTGGTTTTTGAGAACCGAATACGTAATCAAAATCGTCCGTTTCAAGTGGTCCGACATCTTCCCATTGGGCGTAGCACGTAATGTTATTGTACGTTACTTCAACCCATCGGTTTTTCACGAGTTCCTCGCCTTCTTTTATGTCGTTGTACCACGGAATATTACGCGTGTTTTCCTTTATGTTTCCGTCTTCGTCATATTCTCCGTAGGGAAGCGCGATATAAAACGGGTTCTCTTTCGGGGTAAACGCGCACGGAAAATATCCGCATCGGTTTTTGGGATTATCTACTCCTCCATAATGTGCTTGCCATTGTTCATCCCAGTAACTTTCTACGTTGGTAATAAAGGCGTTGTCCTCATTTTCCGTCTCTCCGACCCAAAAAAGTGTCGCAATAATATTTTTATGCAAGGGATATAGTGACGCGATAGGTGTGACAGAAGGGGATTCTTCTTTATCTGAACCAGGCAAAACGCCGGTTTCTTTCTCTGCCTGCTTCTCTTCAAATGGCTGTATGTCGGCATTTTCCTCCGCCACTTCTTCAAAAGTTGTCGGCGATAATGCCTGTCTGCTTTGAGGGGTTGAAAGGATAACAAAAAGAAGAAAAGCGCAAAAAAGGCCTATAACGCTGTATATAAGATTTTCTCTCATTCAGGTGTTATACCAGATTAAGGCCAAATAAGGAAGAACGCCCGAAAAACCTTGACAAATCTGCATTTTTATGTAGAATAATATTCTAACAAACCAACGGACATCAAATTTCATTAAAGAGGCAAGGGTTAAGTTTATGGAAACCAAAAAAACGCAAAATACACACACAGAAGACCATTTTTGGAAGTGGTTTCTTTTCTTTAGTGCTCTTTTGTCTGTGGGTTCAATATCCTTCCTCTATTTTTCTTTTTTCGGAAAGATAATCGCCGGGTCGCTTCCAAATTCCCATTCTTTTTTGGATTCGAATTCTCTTTCGTCCACAACGGCTCCTTTAGGGTTCCCGGTTGTGTATGACGAATCTCTCCATCTTGGGTGGGAAAACTGGTCAACGAATACCCGTGTTAACGATAAAACCCGTTACGCGAGTCCCTGGGGTAACAATTCCCTTCTGGTTAATTTTGATTTCCCGTACGCGGAATTTTACATTCACGCGGGACCCCTTCTTCCGATTGCGGCCTATACATCGGTTGAATTTGATATTTCCGCCGACCTGCAGAACGAAGGCGAGTTGGTTATGGAATTGCTTCAAAATGAAACAGGACTCGGAGAGCAATCTGTTGAATGGTACGCCCCGCAGCCGCTGACGGCGTCAAACGGATGGCAACACATTGTCATTCCGCTTGAAAACCTGAACGCAACGACGACCATTAGCGGTATTCGTGTTCAGCTCAATCAAATCGGACGAATATATATTGATAACCTTAAGTTTTCGGAAAAAGTTGCTCCTCACTCGCGCTGGATTGCTCCGGTGTATGTGGAAGACTTGTACCCGCAGGAAACATGGATTCAATATCCGCTCTCGCAAGTCTCCCGCTTTGATATCGCCTCGGATTGGTTGACGCGATACGGCGGACATACGATTGCCGAAAATAACCTATTAAAAGGCTTTGCGCTTGATAATTCGCAAATCTCTCTTTCCGTGTTTACCGGAGGGCTTACATGGTCCGATTACGCATTCAATGTCATATCCGACTGGGGAAACTACGAGGCCGTGTCTCTTGTTGT
This region includes:
- a CDS encoding bifunctional polysaccharide deacetylase/glycosyltransferase family 2 protein — its product is MNQPGKVIFHDESRSRKKVFRGMILFLTLLAASASIFAFFDLVSNTHYSSENFNTIRYYNYYFSERNDKKISITFDDGPDPVYTEKILSVLDAYNVPATFFFVGREVLTHPWLVKKVASRGYEIGNHTFTHSEDVHLSEQRVKWELGATSYVMTILTGKTPLFYRPPYLLDIGIDPTSNPYVPESNALQWMLEYGYIPVGSDVDSKDYEARSVEDILTHVRNDLAQGGRIALFHDGGAHDVSKTIEALPVLIETLRAEGYTFVPLSDVLIPPATPQLTYDLAFGSLDVTTEGQVSLLQEFLVYDGYLERQYVTGTFDEITASALFEWQSTHAVLDASKVTNMWEVRTDEATRALISSLSTNAYTEHKLLNREPALYSYPRAFVQGLFYFIGISLPLLKKGFFIVTFIVALRVLFIFFMLLVRRLSDRKAKQTALSWCGNVSVIIPAYNEEENIQATVMSILSNSYKVDDIIVVDDGSKDRTAERVKKLKKQYPGRITLISQKNAGKAAGLNKGIARAKHDIVITLDGDAIFSKTAIEHLIAPFTDPKVGATAGTVLTANTGSILDLFQRIEYISGQYLEKYALNYFGATGVVPGPIGAWRKSVIKEVGGYSLDTVVEDQDITLAVQAAGYKIIYAQKAIAYTETPFTMRDFFKQRFRWTFGTFQCFWKYKGYFGNKDAPQLSYVILPNVALFGIILPVFFPLMDIMFLAALLFGITPAFIKGYLLFTFFDVLYASCALFRKIEYTPLVFLVPIQRLFYRVVMFNVIIKSYVKMIEGTYAFWNKVLKKGEAQAYFEKVALVRSA